TAGAAATAATACAACAATTGATAAGCGGAAGATCAAAAAAAGAGTGGAATGAAGAAGAATTAAAAAGCTTTGTAAAAAACTTAAAGCCACTAACAACAAGGTTTCTTGAATTATTGATCGAAAAAGGGAAGTTGAAGTCTGAAGAAATCATGGAAACCTTAGAATTGAAGAACAAAAAATCAGTTTCCGCCCTGGTAAGCGCCATAATCAGAAACGGCCCGAACGATAAAGAAAAATTAATTTTTAAAGACAGTGAGTACATATGTATTAATGAAAAGTACAGAAACAAAATTTTTGAAATTATGAATAATAAAAAATAAAAGCAGGATAAAGTTCATCCTGCTTTTATTAGCAATATATATAAATTGGATGAAAACGAATGGTGGGTGCGGTAGGGATTGAACCTACGGCCTCTTCCGCGTCAAGGAAGCGCTCTCCCACTGAGCTACGCACCCTTTTCCAATCGTATAAAGTATAACATATTTTTTTAACTCTGTCAACAAAATGCGGGCTCTTTGTCAAATATGGTTGATAGAATAGACTGAAGAGATGATGAAAAAGGTAATACAGCGATTTTTTGTTGAGTAGTTTCAGCTCAGAAAGGATAACTGTTTGCAATATGTTGTTCCTTCTGTGATGAAATTTGGTAGTTTTATGAATCTTTCTGGCATCACTCCTAATAGAACTTTTTTGGTATATCTCAAAACTTCCTTGAATCCAAAACTTATTCTTTTTATTAATTTTATGTGTGTATGTCGTCCTTCTACTTTAGCCGTCGTTGTTCTATTAACGAAATATTGGAGTATTTCTTTTTCCCACCTTATATATGTTTTGGCCCATCTCCATACCTGAGGATCTTCACTTTCTTCCATCTTCTCTATCAATATGTGTAATCTTCTTTTCCCTTCTTCATACGTTTCTGCTTTATACATCCATTTCAACATTAGTAGGTATCTATAATACTCTTTTAGATATGGATGTTCCTTCAATGTTTTGTATAATTTCTTTACCTTTTTCTTCTCTTTTAATAATTTCTTTCCATTCAAAAAGAATAATTTTACAGGTATCTTTTTATTGTTATTCGTTACTTCTTCTTCTATCTTTATACTTTCTCTTAGCTTTTTCTGTGCGTCTTTTACTACATGAAAATGGTCCGCTACTACTTTCACTCCAGGTAATTCTTCTTTGACTGCATTCTTAAACGAGGCTCTCATATCGATAGCTACTTCTGTTATCTTTTGCTTTATTTCATACGGTATTTTATTTAAAAATCCTTTCAACTCTTCTTTTTTGTCTGACTTCAATATCGCTATTGTGTTTGAGGTGTTTAATTCTACTATCGTCGTCACCATCTTAAACCCTCTAAATGAGTGTTCATCTATCCCTAACTTTATATCTTCCATATCTTGAAA
Above is a genomic segment from Petrotoga miotherma DSM 10691 containing:
- a CDS encoding ISL3 family transposase, which codes for MIEERKDLRKEGEIYFEVKYSKKVKIPECPYKCKGCKDKREYIVRNGKAKERIIKAGKVGTQRIYLIHRPQRYMCKKTGKTFRDEKISYRWQRITRAETENIVKGLRKMSISATAKEFGVSVRTVSNLLDSIEVKVDWTKFQDMEDIKLGIDEHSFRGFKMVTTIVELNTSNTIAILKSDKKEELKGFLNKIPYEIKQKITEVAIDMRASFKNAVKEELPGVKVVADHFHVVKDAQKKLRESIKIEEEVTNNNKKIPVKLFFLNGKKLLKEKKKVKKLYKTLKEHPYLKEYYRYLLMLKWMYKAETYEEGKRRLHILIEKMEESEDPQVWRWAKTYIRWEKEILQYFVNRTTTAKVEGRHTHIKLIKRISFGFKEVLRYTKKVLLGVMPERFIKLPNFITEGTTYCKQLSFLS